Genomic DNA from Halobaculum sp. CBA1158:
TCGGACGACGGGGCCACGGCAGGGGTGGAAGTGTACATCGTCAGTAGTACCGATCGTCGGGAACCGAACGAACCGTAACGACCGAGTGTCGCCATCCCGAATAGCGGACGTGCCGAACCGTTACGTCTGCCCGTACTGCGGAGCCGAGGTGGAGCGCCCTTTTCGGGTCCAGTACGTCATCCGCTCGTGTTTGGAGTGCGACGGTCACGGGCGATTCGTCCACGGCGACGTTGCGGCGGCCCTCGACCGTATCGACGAGTCAGCCCTCCCCGATGGCTGGGAGGACGATCCGCTCGACGAACGCCTGCTCGTCGCCGTTCGCGAGGGGCTACTCGCCGGCGACGAGGCCCGACCGGACACGACGGAGTGAGCACCGCCGACGGGGTCACCGCCGCAGCGATTCCGACAGACCTGCGGCGACTCCAACGGGCAGGCGGCGACCCGATTTATCGTATCTGTCGACCCTCGGTTTCTCGCGCGCTCGCACGCGCACGTGCGCGTCTGGCACACGACCGGAAGGAGTTGATGTGCGATGCTGCCGTGAGGTGATACGTATGAGTTCCAGAGCGGACCGCGCTGACGAACTTCGGAAGGTGTTCGAGTCGGTGACCGGAACGGACCGCGTCGTCGAGGCGCAAGACGAGGAGGCCGCCGGATCCGCCGACGGTGACGCCTCGAACGCGCTCACCGAGCTCCGCATCGACGCGGTCCGCAACGACGTGCTATCCGACGTCTCGAGCGACTCCGCGTCCTCTGTCTGAGGTACGCCGCTGGAGTCGACGCCGTCGGTCCCGTCGCCCCGTCTCATCCCGCCCCGTCTCATCCCGCCCCGTCTCATCCCGCCCCGTCTCATCCCGACCCGGCTCACCCCGACCCGTCTCATCTCGTCTCCGACCGGTGCTCGTTCCGTGACCACTCGTCGCGACGGCGGGCGCGGTTTCAAGCCGCCGCGGACCGAGTGGACACACATGCCGAAGGTCACTCTCGTCGACCGCGGTCGCGTTCGGGCGGATCGAGGCTACGTCATAGACGGCGCGTCCATGGCGAGCGCGAACGACCCCTCGCCCGAGCACGAGCGGATCGAGTTCGTCGTCTGGAACGCCGTCATCGAGGCCGGCGGAACGACGTACCTGTGGGATACTGGCGTCCCGAGCGACGCCGCCGACGCCTGGCCGGCACCGCTGTACGGGGCCTTCGAGGCGTACGACGCCGACGACCATTCGCTCGAGGGCGACCTCGAAGCCGCGGGCTACGACATCGCGGACGTGGACGCGGTGGTGATGAGCCACCTTCACCTCGACCACGCGGGCAACCTCGACGCGTTCGCGGGAACCGGAACGCCGGTGTACGTCCATCGCGAGGAACTCGGGTTCGCGTTCCTCTCTGCGCACACCGACGAGGGGTCCATC
This window encodes:
- a CDS encoding N-acyl homoserine lactonase family protein gives rise to the protein MPKVTLVDRGRVRADRGYVIDGASMASANDPSPEHERIEFVVWNAVIEAGGTTYLWDTGVPSDAADAWPAPLYGAFEAYDADDHSLEGDLEAAGYDIADVDAVVMSHLHLDHAGNLDAFAGTGTPVYVHREELGFAFLSAHTDEGSIAYLASDFDGDLNWNVINRHRHTLADGFELLHLPGHTPGLLGARVDTDDGTLLIAGDECYVDANYAEGAPLGPGLLWSEPDWRESLETLREIQRRTDAEVLYGHDLDRFERLADRY